The following proteins are encoded in a genomic region of Candidatus Diapherotrites archaeon:
- a CDS encoding tripartite tricarboxylate transporter permease has translation METLIWILIGCGLGTLTGFAPGLHVNSIAVIALAFGWNDFNIAAMVCAMAIVHTFVDFLPSIFLGAPDSDTFQAVLPGHRMLLEGKGLEAVSLTVAGGLFGGMIAIALSPVFSEFALQAFGFLPAIIPFALIAIMLSMAFEEKGNKRKNALIVLALSAAIGVIALQGSLQFSEPLLPMVSGFFGASGLLYSLKEKTIVPEQESFEGSLGGQDVQKGSLLGIACGAMVATMPAISTAQAAFIAKKIRGKSGPKEFLVLLGCANTAAMILSFSTLFAVGKARTGAAAAVGEMAGESTGFPLRLLAASAIALGAGAILTLALAKPFLAWLAKADYKKTNALVLVFVAILVFALSGWKGMIVFAASAAVGVFAIASKTKRSAMMACLMMPTVLIYLNI, from the coding sequence ATGGAAACCCTGATCTGGATTCTGATCGGATGCGGGCTCGGCACGCTCACCGGCTTCGCGCCAGGCCTGCACGTGAACTCAATTGCGGTAATTGCGCTTGCATTCGGCTGGAACGATTTCAACATTGCCGCCATGGTTTGCGCAATGGCGATCGTGCACACTTTTGTGGATTTCCTGCCCAGCATTTTCCTGGGCGCGCCCGACTCGGACACGTTTCAGGCTGTCCTTCCCGGCCACAGGATGCTCTTGGAAGGAAAAGGGCTTGAGGCCGTCAGCCTGACGGTTGCGGGCGGCCTATTCGGCGGAATGATTGCTATTGCGTTGTCGCCGGTTTTTTCGGAATTCGCATTGCAGGCATTCGGCTTCCTTCCCGCAATCATTCCGTTTGCCCTCATTGCAATAATGCTTTCAATGGCGTTCGAGGAAAAAGGCAATAAAAGAAAAAACGCGCTGATTGTTCTGGCTTTGTCCGCCGCAATCGGGGTCATTGCATTGCAGGGCAGCCTGCAATTCAGCGAGCCTCTTCTTCCAATGGTTTCAGGCTTTTTCGGGGCATCTGGATTGCTTTACAGCCTCAAGGAAAAAACCATTGTGCCGGAACAGGAAAGCTTTGAAGGAAGCCTTGGCGGACAGGACGTGCAGAAAGGCTCGCTGCTCGGCATTGCGTGCGGAGCAATGGTCGCAACCATGCCCGCAATCAGCACTGCGCAGGCGGCGTTCATAGCAAAAAAAATCCGCGGAAAGTCCGGGCCAAAAGAATTCCTTGTCCTGCTGGGGTGCGCGAACACTGCCGCAATGATTCTTTCTTTTTCAACTCTGTTCGCTGTCGGAAAGGCGAGGACGGGTGCGGCGGCCGCGGTTGGCGAAATGGCCGGCGAAAGCACGGGGTTTCCGTTGAGGCTTCTGGCGGCGAGCGCCATTGCCCTTGGTGCCGGGGCAATCCTGACGCTTGCATTGGCAAAACCTTTCCTTGCATGGCTTGCAAAGGCGGACTACAAAAAAACGAATGCGTTAGTGCTTGTTTTTGTGGCAATTCTTGTCTTTGCGCTCTCAGGCTGGAAGGGAATGATTGTTTTTGCGGCTTCTGCCGCGGTCGGGGTTTTCGCAATCGCCTCCAAAACGAAAAGGAGCGCGATGATGGCATGCCTCATGATGCCAACGGTTTTAATCTATTTGAACATTTGA